Within the Halorhabdus rudnickae genome, the region ACCAGGGAAGCGAGGTCGTGCGAACCGAAGAAGCGATGTTCGCCACCCTCGCGCCCCTGACACTCACGGAGTGAGAATCCGATGCCACAACCAAGCAGACCACGCAAAGGCTCGCTGGCCTACAGTCCGCGCAAGCGCGCGACCAGTGAGACGCCGCGGTTCAACACCTGGCCCGATGACGCGGGCCAGCCGGGCGTACAGGGCTTTGCCGGCTACAAGGCCGGCATGAGCCACGTCGTTGTCATCAACGACGAGCCCGACTCGCCGCGAGAGGGCATGGAGGAGACCGTGCCCGTCACTGTCGTCGAGACGCCGCCGATGCGGGCGGTGGCTCTGCGAGCCTACGAAGACACGCCGTACGGCCTGCGCCCCCTCACGGAGGTCTGGACCGACGAGTTCCATCCGGATCTCGATCGGGCCATCGACCTCCCGGAGGGCCAGGACCGCGACGCCACAGAGGAACAGATCAGGAGCGCCTTGGACGACGGTCGTCTCGGGGACGTGCGTCTCATCACGCACACGGTCCCGGGCGAGCTCGCAGGCGTTCCCAAGAACGAACCGGACGTCATGGAGACCCGCGTCGGCGGCGGTTCGCTGACCGATCGCCTCGAGCACGGCCTCGAACTGCTCAACGACGGCGAGTACGCCATGACCGACGTCTTCCGCGCCGGCGAGTACGCCGACGTGGCGGGCGTCACCAAGGGCAAGGGCACCCAGGGCCCCGTCAAGCGCTGGGGCGTCCAGAAACGGAAGGGCAAACACGCCCGCCAGGGCTGGCGCCGCCGGATCGGCAACCTGGGTCCGTGGAACCCCTCGCGGGTTCGCTCGACGGTGCCCCAGCAGGGCCAGACCGGCTACCACCAGCGCACCGAACTCAACAAGCGCCTCATCGACCTCGGCGACGACGACGTCACCCCCGACGGTGGCTTCGTCAACTACGGCGAGGTCGACGGGGAGTACGCGCTCGTCAAGGGCTCGGTTCCCGGGCCCGAGGAGCGCCTGGTTCGCCTGCGCCCGGCCGTCCGGCCGACCGACCAGCCGCGTCTCGACCCCGAGGTGCGGTACGTCTCTACGGAGTCAAACCAGGGGTGAGATGAATGCAGGCAACACTACACGACCTGGACGGCAGCGCCGACGGCGAGGTCGAGCTGCCGGACGTCTTCGAGACGCCCTACCGGCCCGACCTCATCAAGTCGGCAGTGCTCGCCGCCCAGGCCAACCGCAAGCAGAAGTACGGAGCCGACGAGTACGCGGGCCTGCGGACGCCCGCCGAGTCGATGGGGAGTGGCCGCGGTCAGGCCCACGTCCCCCAGCAGGACGGCCAGGCACGACGCGTCCCCCAGACGGTGGGGGGCCGGCCGGCCCACCCGCCGAAGGCCGAGAAAGACCCTGCGCCCGACCTCAACGACAAGGAACGCAAACTTGCGACCCGATCGGCGATCGCGGCGACCGCCGACGCGGATCTGGTCGCAGAGCGCGGTCACGAGTTCGACGAAGGTGTCGACCTGCCGCTGGTCGTCTCTGATTCCTTCGAGGATCTCCAGAAGACCCAGGCAGTCGTCGACGTGCTCGAGAGCCTCGGCGTCCACGCGGACATCGAGCGGGCCGACGACCGGACCGTGCGAGCCGGCCAGGGGACGACCCGCGGCCGGAAGTACCGCACGCCGACGTCGATCCTGTTCGTCACGAGCGAGGAGCCCTCGAAAGCGGCCCGCAACCTCGCGGGCGCGGACGTCACGACCGCACGCGAAGTCAACACGGAAGACCTCGCGCCGGGCGCGACGGGCGGGCGACTCACCGTCTGGACGGAAAGCGCACTCGCGGAGGTGGCCGACCGATGACCGATCCGATCGACGTCATCGAGCACCCTCACGTCACCGAAAAGGCCATGGACAAGATGGACTTCCAGAACAAGCTGCAGTTCATCGTCAAGACGGACGCGGCCAAGGCCGACGTACGCGAGGCCGTCGAGCAGCAGTTCGACGTGACGGTCGAGAACGTGAACACGCAGGTCACGATGAATGGCAACAAAAAGGCGGAGGTTACCCTCTCGGCTGACGACGACGCCGAGGAGATCGCCTCCCGAATCGGGGTGTTCTGAACATGGGACGACGTATTCAGGGACAACGACGCGGTCGCGGGACGCCCACGTTCCGGGCGCCCTCCCATCGCTACAAGTCCGATCTCTCACACCGGAGCACCGAAGCGCGTGACGGCGATCTCATTGCGGGTACGGTCGTGGATATCGAACACGATCCGGCCCGGAGCGCGCCCGTCGCCGCCGTCGAGTTCGAAGATGGTGACCAACGACTGGTACTGGCGCCGGAAGGCGTCGGCGTCGGCGACGAGATCCAGGTCGGGGTCAGCGCGGATATCAAGCCGGGCAACACGTTGCCACTGGCGGAGATCCCCGAGGGCGTCCAGATCTGTAACGTCGAGGCTAATCCCGGCGACGGTGGGCAGTTCGCCCGCGCGTCGGGCGTCTCGGCCCAGTTGATGGCCCACGACCGCAACGTAACGGTCGTTCAGTTGCCCAGCGACGAGGTCAAGCGACTGGATCCGGACTGCCGGGCGACGATCGGCGTCGTCGCGGGCGGCGGCCGGACGGAGAAGCCCTTCGTGAAGGCAGGCAACAAGTACCACAAGATGGCCTCCCGCGGGACGAAGTGGCCGCGGGTCCGCGGTGTCGCGATGAACGCCGTCGATCACCCCTTCGGTGGTGGCGGCCGCCAGCATCCCGGCAAGCCCAAGTCCATCTCACGCAACGCCCCGCCGGGCCGGAAAGTGGGCGACATCTCCTCGCGACGCACCGGCCGAGGTGAGGACCAATGAGTTCGAGTGACTATCAGATCGGCCACGAGGGTGAGTTCACCTACCGTGGTCACACGCTAGAGGAGTTGCAGGAGATGTCGATCGAGGAAGTCGCGGAACTGTTACCCGCACGCAAGCGGCGAAGCATCAAACGCGGCCTGTCCTACGAAAAGGAACAACTGCTCGAGAAGGCCCGCGAGGCCGGCGAGGAGGAGACGGCGAACGACCCGATCAGGACCCACCTGCGGGACATGCCGATCCTCCCCGAGTTCGTCGGGATCACCTTTGCGGTCCACAACGGCCAGAGCTTCGAGCGCGTGAAGGTCGAACCGGAGATGATCGGCCATTACCTGGGCGAGTTCCAGCTCACGCGCACGAGCGTCGAGCACGGACAGGCCGGGATCGGGGCGACCCGCTCCTCGAAGTTCGTGCCCCTCAAGTAATCCATGGGAATCAGCTACTCAGTCGACGCAGATCCGGAGACGACGGCGAAAGCGATGCTCCGGGAGCGTCAGATGAGCCACAAGCACAGCAAGGCCATCGCCCGGGAGATCAAGGGCATGACCGCCGAGGCGGCGGTCGCCTATCTCGAGGACGTCATCGAGGGCGCCCAGTCGGTGCCCTTCAAGTCCCACAATTCGGGCGTCGGCCACCGATCAGACGTCGAGGGCTGGGACGCCGGCCGATACCCCGAGAAGGCCAGCGAGGCCTTCCTCGACCTGCTCGAGAACGCCATCGGCAACGCCGAGTACGCGGGCCAAGACGGCGAGTCCATGGAGATCATGCACGTCGCCGCTCACAAGGTCGGCGAGCAGCGTGGTCGCCAGCCCCGTGCAATGGGTCGAGCCAACGAGTGGAACACGCCGGAGGTCGACGTCGAACTCATCCTGGTAGAACCCGACGCCGAGGAGGGTGATGCCTGATGGCCGACGAACTGCAGTTCATCGAGGACGGCCTCCAGCGCACCCAGATCGACGAGTTCTTCGAGGACGAACTCGGTCGGGCGGGCTACGGCGGCATGGAAGTCGCTAAGACGCCGATGGGGACCCAGATCGTCCTCAAGGCCGAAAAGCCCGGCATGGTGATCGGGAAGGGTGGGAAGAACATCCGCAAGATCACCACCACCCTCGAAGAGGAGTTCGACCTCGAGGACCCCCAGGTCGACGTCCAGGAGGTCGAGGAGCCGGATCTGAACGCCCGGATCGTCGCCGATCGCCTGGCCAACGCCTTAGAGCGCGGCTGGTACTTCCGGAAGGCCGGTCACACGACGATCGACCGGATCATGGAAGCCGGCGCGAAGGGTGCCGAGATCGTCCTCTCGGGGAAGGTCACAGGCGCCCGCTCCCGCGTCGAGAAGTTCAACCGCGGCTACATCAAGCACAACGGCGAACCCGCCGAGGACATCGTCGACCACGGTCAGGGCGTCGCCGTCATGAAGCTCGGCACGATCGGCGTGGACGTCAAGATCATCCCGCCGGAGGCCGAGCTGCCCGACGACTTCGAGATCTACGAGGACGTCGACGTCTCGGAGTACGTCGAAGAAGTCGAAGGCGACTCGGTCGAGGAGCTACTCACCGGCGAGCCCGAAGAGGGCGAGGATGACGCGGAAGCCGCGACGGGCGCGCCGCCCGAGGAATCCGAGGAGGCGGCCGACGAGGACGCCCCCGAGGAGGAAGTCGTCGAGGAGGCTGCCGAGGCCGAAGAGTTCGACGACGTCGATGTCCCGGACGATTCGGGTGTCGAGGAAGACCTCGACGAACTCGAGTCGGCCGTCGACGAGGAACTCGACGAGGAGACAGAAGAAGAGGCCGAGGAACTCCTCGAAGAGATGGACAGCGCAGAGCAGGACTCCGCGGACACTTCGAGCGGCGACGAGCCGCGAGACGACGCGGATGCAGACGCTGCCGACGACGAAGCTGACGAGGAGGGTGACGAGGAATGACGATCCTCCATCCCACGGAGATCCGCGACATGACGCCCGCCGAGCGCGAGGCCGAACTCGAGGACCTCCAGACGGAACTGCTGAACGCCCGCGCCGTCCAGGCGACGGGTGGCGCTCCGGAGAACCCCGGGCGCATCAAGGAGATCCGCAAGGCGATCGCGCGGATCAAGACGATCGAAGCTGAAGAAACAGAGGAGACAGCGTAATGTCACGTACCGCCGTCACCCTGCCACGCCACGAACTGATCGGGCTCGCCGTTCGCGTCAGCGACGCGACCGATCCCGGTCTCGTGGGCATCGAGGGAACGGTCGTCAACGAGACGACCAACACCCTCGTGATCGGGGCTGGCGGGCGGACGTGGCAGGTCCCGAAGGCCGCCGTGACCTTCGAGTTCGAACTGCCCGACGGTGCGGGGGACGATCCCGATTCGGGTGCGTCCACCGTCGTCACCGTCGAGGGAGTGCGGCTCGTTGCACGGCCAGCCAGACGGACCGAGCGGAGAGGTGATTCCACATGGCGTTAGGATTGAACGTACGACAGCCGGACGAGACCTGTGACGACCCCAACTGCCCGTTCCACGGCACCCTCTCGGTGCGCGGGCAGACGGTCGAAGGCACGGTCGCGTCCACAGACATGGAGAAGACCGTCGTCGTCGAGCGCGAGTACGACGTCCCGGTGCCGAAATACGACCGCCTGATGAAACGGCGGAGTCGCATCCCGGCTCACGCACCCCCGTGCGTGGACCTGGATGAGGGCGACACGGTCACGATCGCAGAGACCCGACCACTCTCGAAGACGAAATCACACGTAGTGGTCGAGAAACACGGAGGTGAGGCCTGATGGAGGCCCTCAACGCCGACGTCACCCAGGGCCTAGAGAAGGGTTCGCTCGTCACGTGTGCGGACAACACGGGCGCACGCGAACTCAAGGTCATTAGCGTCGCGGGCTACTCCGGGACGAAGAACCGCCACCCGAAGGCGGGCCTGGGCGACAAGATTACCGTCTCGGTGACCAAGGGTACCCCAGAGATGCGACGGCAGGTGCTGGAGGCAGTCGTCGTCCGCCAGCGCAAGCCGATCCGGCGACCCGACGGCCAGCGCGTGAAGTTCGAGGATAACGCGGCCGTCATCGTCGACGAGAACGAGGATCCCCGAGGGACCGAACTTCGCGGGCCGATCGCCCGCGAGGTGGCCGAACGCTTTGGCTCCATCGCCTCGGCAGCCACGATGATCGTATAGCTATGAGTGAACAACCAACCAAACAGCGCAACGAGACCGAGCGCGCGCCGTTGCACGAGCGACACAAGCAGGTCCACGCGACGCTGACCGACGACCTCCGCGAGGAGTACGACACCCGACGCGTCCGCGTCAACGCGGGCGACACGGTCGAGGTCATGCGCGGCGACTTCGCCGGCGAAGAGGGCGAAGTGCTCGACGTCGACCTCCGGGACGCGACGATCAGCGTCGAGGACGTCACCGTCGAGACCGCCGATGGCGAGGAAACTCCCCGCCGTCTAGAGGCCAGTAACGTCCGCGTGACTGATCTGGACCTCGCTGACGACGTGCGACGGCAGCGACTCGAGGAGGACGAACAATGAGCAACCACCAGAAACGACTCTCGGTACCGGAACGCTGGCCGGTCGAGCGCAAGACCGAGACCTTCACCGTCAAGGCCGACGCCGGCCCACACGGCGAGGCCGGCGTGCCCCTGCTGATCGTCCTCCGGGACGTCCTGGGGTACGTCGACAGCCGCAAGGAGGCTCGCTTCGCGCTCGATCAGGACCAGGTGCTGATCAACGGCGACCCCGAAAGCGACGAAACCCGTCCCGTGGGGATGTTCGACATCCTTGCGTTCATGGAGCGCGAGGAGTTCTACCGCGTGTTCCCCGGCGAGGGCGGTCGGCTCGCGCTGACGCCCATCGACGAGGACGCAGCCCAGTCAAAGCTCGGCAAGATCGTCGAGAAGGGTAACGTCCCCGGCGGCGACCTCCAGCTGACGCTGCACGACGGCGAGACGCTGCTGGTCGGCGAGGACGCCCCCTACGAGGGCAACGACTCGATCGTCGTTGCCAACGACAGCGAGGAGATCGTTGCCCACTTCGAGTACGAGGAGGGCGCTCTCGTTACGGCCGTCGATGGCCAGCACGCCGGCGAGATCGGGACGATCGAAGAGATCCAGGTCACGCCCGGCAGTGCCGACAACAACGTCATCGTCGAACGCGAGGACGGCTCGACAGTCGAGACCGTCGAGGAGTACGTCGTCGTCATCGACGAGAACTTTACTAGCGACGACGCCGACGAGGACGTCAAGGAGGACGAATCCGACGCAGAAGCCGACGAGGCCGACGCCGAGGACGCGTCCGAAGACGGAGGTGCTGAGGAATGAGCTCCGAGACCGAGGCCGGGTTCCACCCGATGCGCGAGCCGTCCGTCGAGAAGGTCGTCGTCCACATGGGCATCGGTCAGGGCGGTCAGCAGCTGGCTGACGCAGAGGAGATCTTGGCAGAGATCGCCGGCCAGCAGCCCGTCCGGACCAACGCCAAGGCGACCGTCGGCGAGTTCGAAATCCGGCAGGGTGACCCCGTCGGGACAAAGGTCACGCTGCGGGATGAGGACGCCGAGGAGTTCCTCGAGACGGCACTGGAACTGGTCGACATCGAAGCGTCGCAGTTCGACGAGACCGGCAACTTCAGCTTCGGTGTCGAGGAACATACTGACTTCCCCAGCCAGGAGTACGACCCGACCATCGGGATCTACGGGCTGGACGTGACGGTGAACCTGACGCGGCCGGGCTATCGCGTCACCAAGCGCGATAAGGCGTCCCGGGCGATCCCCGCGAACCATCGGCTCGATCCGGAGGACGCGATCGCGTTCGTCGAGTCGACCTTCGACGTGGAGGTGAGCGAATGAGCGAGAGCGAGACAGACAGCGACACGGGCGCAGAAGCAACCGGCGAGCAGGCCGCAAAGCGGACCGGCCAGCTAGAGGCCTGCCAGCGCTGCGGGCGCGAACAGGGCCTTGTCGGCAAGTACGACATCTTCCTGTGCCGGCAGTGTTTCCGGGAGATCGCCCCCGACATGGGATTCGAGAAGTACAGCTAACGATGACAGGAAACGATCCACTCAGCGCGGCGCTCGCGGAGATCGATAACGCCGAGAGCGTCGGCCAGCTGTCACACATAGTCGAGCCCGCCTCGAACGAGATCGGCAACGTCCTCGAAGTGTTCTACGACCGTGGCTACATCGACGGTTTCGAACACATCGAAGACGGCAAGGCCGGCAAATTCGAGGTCGAATTGAAAGGTGCGATCAACGAATGTGGCCCGGTCAAACCCCGCTATTCGGCGGGATCCGACGAGTTCGAGCAATGGGAGAAGCGATTCCTCCCTGCTCGGGACTACGGGACGCTCGTCGTGACCACCAGCCACGGGATCATGAGCCACTACGAGGCCCGGCAAGCGGGCGTCGGTGGCCAGGTGATCGCCTACGTATACTGACAATGCCACGCACAGAACTACAGCTACCGGAGGACGTGAGTGCCGAGATGGACCATCTTGAACTCACCGTCGAAGGGCCCGAAGGCAGCGTCACGCGCCGGCTGTGGTATCCGGACGTGTCGGTCGAGGTGGCCGACGAGACGGTCGTCATCGAGTCTGCGGAAGACGACGCAAAGACGATGTCGACGATCGGGACCTTCGAGAGCCACGTGCAGAACATGTTCCACGGCGTCACCGAGGGCTGGGAGTACGAGATGGAAGTCTTCTACTCTCACTTCCCGATGCAGGTGCGCGCCGAGGATAGCGAGATCGTCATCGAGAATTTCCTCGGAGAGCGCGCGCCGCGGACGACCCCGATCCACGGGGACACCGAGGTCGAGATCGACGAAGAGCAGATCACGCTGCGCGGGCCCAGCATCGAGGATGTCGGCCAGACGGCCGCGGACATCGAGCAGCTAACCCGCGTCACGGACAAGGATGTCCGCGTCTTCCAGGACGGCGTCTACATCACCCAGAAACCGAACCGAGGTGAGGCCTGATGGCCGAAGACGAGGAATTCACGGAGTTGACGGACGTCAGCGGGATCGGCGACGGAACGGCCGAATCGCTTCGCGAGGCCGGCTTCGAGACTATTTCCGATCTGCGCGAGGCGACGGAAGACGAACTTATCGAAGTCTCGGGCATCGGCAACGCGCTGGCTGCCCGGATCAAGGCCGACATCGGCAGTGTCGAACCCGACGAGGACGTTGACGCCGATGTCGACGAGGAGTCCGAAACGGACGCCGAGACCGAGAGCGCCGAGTCCTACGAGGAACTGACAGACATCAGCGGCGTCAGCGAGGACAAAGCCGAGACGCTGCGGGAGGCGGGCTTCGAGACGGTCGAAGACGTCGCCCGCGCCGAGCAATCGGACCTGACCGCGGTCGAGGGCATCGGCAACGCCCTGGCCGCCCGAATCCAGGCCGACATCGGCGAACTCGACGTCTCGGCCGCCGAGACCGCCGAGGTCGAGGAGGCTGGTGCGGAAGCCAAAGAGGCCGAAGATGTCGAGACGGAACTGCAGGCGCGCGGCCACGCAGAGAAGACGCCCGAGTTGAGCGACGAGGAGGCACGTCTGCTCGTCCAGCGACGACGCGAGGGCAAGCCGCAGTTCAACCGGCAGGACTACCACAAGAAAAAGCGCGTCCCGACGTCCTGGCGACGCCCGCGGGGCGGCCTCTCGAAGCAGCGCCGCGGCGTCAAGGGCAAGGGCGATACTGTCGAAGCCGGATTCCGGACGCCCGAAGCGGTTCGGGGACTCCACCCCTCTGGCTTCGAGGAAGTCCGCGTCCACAACGTTGCGGACCTCGAGGGTGTCGACGGTGACAGCCAGGCAGTGCGGATCGCCTCGAAAGTCGGTGGCCGCAAGCGCGAGCGCATCGAGGAGGTCGCGGAAAACGAAGGGATCCGCGTCCTCAATCCCACCTACGTCGAAGTCGAGGTGAACGATGACTGATCTGAGTGCACAGAAACGGATGGCCGCCGACGTACTGGACGTCGGGAAGAACCGCGTCTGGTTCGATCCCGAGGCCCAAGACGAGATCGCCGAGGCGATCACGCGGGCGGATCTGCGTGATCTCGTCGATCGAGGCGTCATCCGCGCCGAGGAACCGGACGGCAACTCCCGCGGACGGGCCAAAGAGCGCCAGCAGAAGCGTGCGTACGGCCACCAGAAGGGACACGGGTCCCGGAAGGGGTCTGCGGGAGCGCGACAGAACGAGAAAGAAGACTGGGTCTCGCGGATCCGTGCCCAGCGGGAACACCTTCGCGAACTCCGCGACGACGGCGAGCTGTCGCCGACGGAGTACCGCGAACTGTACGATCAGGCCAGCGGCGGCGAATTCGACGACGTCGGTGACCTGACGCGATATATTGACGACCAATACGGTGATCAGTGAATGGCGACAGGACCACGATACAAGGTGCCGATGCGTCGGCGCCGCGAATCCCGGACGGACTACCATCAGCGGTTGCGCCTGCTGAAATCCGGCAAGCCCCGCCTCGTGGCGCGGCTCTCGAACAGCCAGGCCAGGGCGCAGCTGGTGACTACCGGGCCCGATGGAGACGAGACAGTTGCAGCCGCCGAGTCGAACGACCTCGCCGAGTACGGCTGGGAGGCACCGACGGGCAACCTGCCCGCCGCGTATCTCACCGGCCTGCTCGCCGGGCTGCGAGCGATCGACGCCGGCTACGAGGAAGCCGTGCTGGACATCGGACTCAACACGCCGACGCCAGGGAGCAAAGTATTCGCGATCCAGGAGGGTGCGATCGACGCCGGCCTGGAAATCCCCCACAACGACGACGTGCTTGCCGACTGGGAGCGGACCAGCGGTGAACACATCGCCGAGTACGCCGAGATGCGTGAGGAACCGCTGTATAGCGGGGATTTCGACGCGACAGAGCTACCCGCACACTTCGCGGAGTTGCGGGAGACGTTACTCGAAGGTGACATCGAACTATGAGCGACGGATGGGAACCACGAACGCGGCTCGGCCGCCAGGTCGCCGACGGCGAGATCGACTCGATGCGCGACGCCCTGAACGCCGGGCTGCCGCTGAAGGAACCGGAGATCGTCGACCAGCTCGTCCCCGGGCTGGAAGACGAAGTACTGGACATCAACATGGTCCAGCGGATGACCGACTCTGGCCGCCGGGTGAAGTTCCGGTGTGTCGTCGTCGTGGGCAACCGCGACGGTCTGGTCGGCTACGCCGAGGGGCGTGACGACCAGGTCGGCGGCGCGATCCAGAAGGCAATCGAGGTCGCCAAGCTGAACCTGATCGACGTCTCGCGTGGCTGTGGCTCCTGGGAGTGTGGCTGTGGCCGAGCGCACACGGTCGCGCTGCGGACCACGGGCAAGGCCGGCAGCGTCGAGGTCGAACTCCAGCCCGCCCCGCGCGGACTGGGCCTGGCCGGCGGAGAAACCGTCCGGCACGTCCTCGAACTCGCCGGCATCGAAGACATCTGGACGCGCTCGTCGGGGAACACCCGCACGACGGTCAACTTCGCAAAGGCGACGTTCAACGCCCTGCGGAACACGGCCGAAGCACGGGTCCCCGAGCGAGCCTTCGAGGAGCGCGAGGTGATCGAGTAATGGAAGTACTCGTTCAGTTGCGAGGCGAGGTTGACGTCAGTCAGGACGTCGTCGACACCCTGGAGATGCTCAACCTGGGCCGCGTCAATCACGCCACGTTCGTCCCCGAGACCGAGGCCTACCGGGGCATGATCACGAAGGTTCACGACGTGGTCGCCCACGGCGAACCCTCTGTCGAGACAGTCGAGTTGCTCCTCGAAAAGCGGGCTGAGCCTGCCGAAGGCGAAGGAGACATCGACGACGAGTGGGTCGGCTGGAACACAAACTACGACGACCTCGAAAGTCTGGCCGAAGCCCTCCTCGAAGAGGAGACAACCCTGCAGGAAGTCGGCCTGTCGCCGACACTCCGTCTGCACCCACCACGGAAGGGCCACGACGGGATCAAGCATCCGACCACCGAGGGCGGACAACTCGGTAATCACTCGACCGAGGCGATCGACGACCTGCTGGAGGCGATGCGATAATGACTAGTAAGAAAAAGCGCCAGCGCGGTTCGCGCACACACGGCGGTGGCACGCACAAGAACCGTCGCGGTGCCGGTCACCGCGGCGGTCGCGGCGACGCCGGCCGCGACAAACACGAAATGCACAACTACCCGCCGATCGGCAAGAGCGGGTTCACGCGCCCCGAGAAGACCCAGGAGGACGTCCGCGAGATCGACGTCCGGAAACTCGACGAGGACGCGGCCCTGTTGGCCGCCGAGGGCCTCGCCGAGGAGACCGACGGCGGCTACCGGATCGATGCCCGCGAAGTCGTCGAGGACGGTCACGAGGCCGACGTCGTAAAAGTACTCGGTAGCGGGCAGGTCCGCAACGAACTGACCGTCGTCGCCGACGCGTTCTCGGCCGGTGCCCGCGAGAAGCTCGAGGCCGCCGGTGGGAGTGCGGAGCTGAGCGAGCGCGGCGAACAACGACAGGATAAAGAGCACGCCGACGCCGACAGCGAGTAAGGATGAGCTGGAAGGACACCGCTGAACCACTGCTGACGCGGATGCCGTCGGTCGCCCGCCCGGAGGGCCACGTGCCGTTCAAGCGCAAGCTGGGCTGGACAGCCGGCGTGCTAGTGCTGTATTTCTTCCTGACCAACGTCTACCTGTTCGGACTGGGGACCGGTGGCGGCGACGCGTTCGGTCGCTTCCGGTCGATCCTGGCCGGTGGACAGGGGACGATTTTGCAACTCGGCATCGGGCCAATCGTTACGGCAAGCATCGTCCTGCAGTTGCTGGGCGGTGCGGATCTGCTGGGCCTTGACACCCAGAACAATCCACGCGATCAGGTGCTCTATCAGGGCCTCCAGAAAGTGCTGGTACTCGTGATGATCGCCCTGACCGGGCTCCCGATGGTGTTCGCCGCCAACTTCCTGCCGGCAGACCCGGTCTTTGGACTGGGTACAACGGGAACGAAGTGGCTCATGTTCCTCCAGATCGCCGTCGGCGGTGTCCTCATCCTCTACATGGACGAGGTGATCAGCAAGTGGGGCGTCGGGAGCGGGATCGGCCTGTTCATCATCGCTGGCGTCAGCCAGAGTCTGGTGGGCGGGTTGATCGCGATCCCGCAGCTATCGCCGACCAACGACTGGGGCCTCATTCCTTCCTGGATTGCGATGGGGCTTGGCTACCGGGACATCCCTTCGGTGCTGACCACGGAAGGGTTGCTGGACTTCCTCTTTGGACAAGGCCAGATCATCGCCCTGCTCACGACTCTCTCGATCTTCGTGATCGTCGTCTACGCGGAGTCGGTCCGGGTGGAAATCCCGCTCAGTCACGCTCGCGTGAAGGGTGCCCGCGGACGATTCCCCGTGAAACTCATCTACGCGAGCGTCCTGCCGATGATCCTCGTCCGGGCGTTGCAGCAGAACGCCCAGTTCCTCGGGCGGATACTCAACCAGCAACTCGGGGGCAGTATGCCCGCTATCCTGGGCACCTACGGATCGAACGGTAATCCAACGGGCGGACTGTTCTACTACCTGGCACCGGTCCAGTCGCCGAGTCAGTGGGCGTGGTTCCTCGGTGGAGTCTCCCAGCCGGTCTGGAAGGTCCTGCTGCGTGTCGGTATCGATCTCACCGTCATGATCGTCGGCGGCGCCATATTCGCCGTCTTCTGGGTCGAGACGACTGACATGGGTCCGGAGGCGACGGCCCAGCAGATCCAGAATTCCGGCATGCAGATCCCCGGCTTCCGACAGAGCCCCGGCGTACTCGAGAAGGTGCTTGGACGGTACATTCCGCAAGTGACGGTCATCGGCGGCGCCCTCGTTGGCCTGCTGGCCGTCCTGGCGAACATGCTCGGCACGATCGGCGGCGTCACCGGAACCGGACTGCTGCTGACCGTGAGCATTACCTACAAGCTCTACGAGGAAATCGCCGAGGAGCAACTCATGGAGATGCATCCCATGATGCGCCAGATGTTCGGCTAAGCCGACACCTGACTGGCTACCGGAATGGGGCCACCAACGTTTCCAGATTGAAACGACGGACAAGCAG harbors:
- a CDS encoding 30S ribosomal protein S17, which gives rise to MALGLNVRQPDETCDDPNCPFHGTLSVRGQTVEGTVASTDMEKTVVVEREYDVPVPKYDRLMKRRSRIPAHAPPCVDLDEGDTVTIAETRPLSKTKSHVVVEKHGGEA
- a CDS encoding 50S ribosomal protein L14 produces the protein MEALNADVTQGLEKGSLVTCADNTGARELKVISVAGYSGTKNRHPKAGLGDKITVSVTKGTPEMRRQVLEAVVVRQRKPIRRPDGQRVKFEDNAAVIVDENEDPRGTELRGPIAREVAERFGSIASAATMIV
- the rplX gene encoding 50S ribosomal protein L24: MSEQPTKQRNETERAPLHERHKQVHATLTDDLREEYDTRRVRVNAGDTVEVMRGDFAGEEGEVLDVDLRDATISVEDVTVETADGEETPRRLEASNVRVTDLDLADDVRRQRLEEDEQ
- a CDS encoding 30S ribosomal protein S4e codes for the protein MSNHQKRLSVPERWPVERKTETFTVKADAGPHGEAGVPLLIVLRDVLGYVDSRKEARFALDQDQVLINGDPESDETRPVGMFDILAFMEREEFYRVFPGEGGRLALTPIDEDAAQSKLGKIVEKGNVPGGDLQLTLHDGETLLVGEDAPYEGNDSIVVANDSEEIVAHFEYEEGALVTAVDGQHAGEIGTIEEIQVTPGSADNNVIVEREDGSTVETVEEYVVVIDENFTSDDADEDVKEDESDAEADEADAEDASEDGGAEE
- a CDS encoding 50S ribosomal protein L5 is translated as MSSETEAGFHPMREPSVEKVVVHMGIGQGGQQLADAEEILAEIAGQQPVRTNAKATVGEFEIRQGDPVGTKVTLRDEDAEEFLETALELVDIEASQFDETGNFSFGVEEHTDFPSQEYDPTIGIYGLDVTVNLTRPGYRVTKRDKASRAIPANHRLDPEDAIAFVESTFDVEVSE
- a CDS encoding 30S ribosomal protein S14 codes for the protein MSESETDSDTGAEATGEQAAKRTGQLEACQRCGREQGLVGKYDIFLCRQCFREIAPDMGFEKYS
- a CDS encoding 30S ribosomal protein S8 — protein: MTGNDPLSAALAEIDNAESVGQLSHIVEPASNEIGNVLEVFYDRGYIDGFEHIEDGKAGKFEVELKGAINECGPVKPRYSAGSDEFEQWEKRFLPARDYGTLVVTTSHGIMSHYEARQAGVGGQVIAYVY
- a CDS encoding 50S ribosomal protein L6, producing MPRTELQLPEDVSAEMDHLELTVEGPEGSVTRRLWYPDVSVEVADETVVIESAEDDAKTMSTIGTFESHVQNMFHGVTEGWEYEMEVFYSHFPMQVRAEDSEIVIENFLGERAPRTTPIHGDTEVEIDEEQITLRGPSIEDVGQTAADIEQLTRVTDKDVRVFQDGVYITQKPNRGEA
- a CDS encoding 50S ribosomal protein L32e, whose translation is MAEDEEFTELTDVSGIGDGTAESLREAGFETISDLREATEDELIEVSGIGNALAARIKADIGSVEPDEDVDADVDEESETDAETESAESYEELTDISGVSEDKAETLREAGFETVEDVARAEQSDLTAVEGIGNALAARIQADIGELDVSAAETAEVEEAGAEAKEAEDVETELQARGHAEKTPELSDEEARLLVQRRREGKPQFNRQDYHKKKRVPTSWRRPRGGLSKQRRGVKGKGDTVEAGFRTPEAVRGLHPSGFEEVRVHNVADLEGVDGDSQAVRIASKVGGRKRERIEEVAENEGIRVLNPTYVEVEVNDD
- a CDS encoding 50S ribosomal protein L19e, which translates into the protein MTDLSAQKRMAADVLDVGKNRVWFDPEAQDEIAEAITRADLRDLVDRGVIRAEEPDGNSRGRAKERQQKRAYGHQKGHGSRKGSAGARQNEKEDWVSRIRAQREHLRELRDDGELSPTEYRELYDQASGGEFDDVGDLTRYIDDQYGDQ